One region of Tamandua tetradactyla isolate mTamTet1 chromosome 6, mTamTet1.pri, whole genome shotgun sequence genomic DNA includes:
- the DHX33 gene encoding ATP-dependent RNA helicase DHX33 isoform X2, producing MLLREAISDALLRKYSCVILDEAHERTIHTDVLFGVVKAAQRRRKELGKLPLKVIVMSATMDVDLFSQYFNGAPVLYLEGRQHPIQIFYTKQPQNDYLHAALVSVFQIHQEAPSSQDILVFLTGQEEIEAMSKTCRDIAKHLPDGCPAMLVLPLYASLPYAQQLRVFQGAPKGYRKVIISTNIAETSITITGIKYVVDTGMVKAKKYNPDSGLEVLAVQRVSKTQAWQRTGRAGREDSGICYRLYTEEEFEKFDKMTVPEIQRCDLASVMLQLLAMKVPNVLTFDFMSKPSPDHIQAAIAQLDLLGALEHKDDQLTLTPIGRKMAAFPLEPKFAKTLLLSPKFHCTEEVLTIVSLLSVDSVLHTPPSQRDEVQGVRKKFISSEGDHITLLNIYRAFRNIGGNKDWCKENFINSKNMMLVAEVRTQLRDICLKMSMPIVSSRGDMESVRRCLAHSLFMNTAELQPDGTYATTDTHQPVAIHPSSVLFHCKPACVVYTELLYTNKCYMRDLCVVDAEWLFEASPEYFRKKLRTARS from the exons ATGCTTCTACGTGAAGCCATTTCAGATGCCTTGCTTCGGAAGTACAGCTGTGTCATTTTGGATGAAGCCCACGAACGGACTATCCACACAGATGTGCTCTTTGGCGTGGTGAAAGCTGCGCAGCGGCGGCGAAAGGAATTGGGGAAATTGCCTCTCAAA GTGATTGTGATGTCAGCTACGATGGATGTGGACCTCTTCTCTCAGTATTTCAATGGGGCCCCAGTCCTCTACCTGGAAGGTCGGCAGCATCCGATTCAGATTTTTTACACCAAACAGCCTCAGAATGATTACCTGCATGCAGCACTGGTCTCAGTCTTCCAGATCCACCAG GAAGCCCCTTCTTCTCAGGATATCCTGGTTTTCCTCACTGGTCAGGAGGAGATAGAAGCAATGAGCAAGACCTGCCGAGACATCGCAAAGCACCTCCCTGATGGCTGTCCCGCAATGCTGGTCCTCCCTCTGTACGCCTCCCTGCCCTATGCACAGCAGCTCCGTGTCTTCCAGGGGGCCCCAAAG GGCTATCGCAAAGTGATCATTTCAACCAACATCGCTGAAACCTCCATAACCATTACAGGAATAAAATATGTAGTTGACACAGGCATGGTTAAAGCAAAGAAGTATAACCCTG ACAGTGGTCTTGAGGTTTTAGCAGTGCAGCGGGTGTCAAAGACCCAGGCCTGGCAGCGCACGGGAAGGGCCGGCAGAGAGGACAGTGGCATCTGTTACCGCCTCTACACCGAGGAGGAATTTGAGAAGTTTGATAAGATGACGGTGCCAGAGATCCAAAG GTGTGATCTTGCAAGTGTGATGCTACAGCTCCTGGCAATGAAAGTCCCAAATGTGCTCACTTTTGATTTCATGTCCAAACCATCTCCAG ATCACATTCAGGCAGCCATTGCCCAGCTGGACCTGTTGGGTGCTCTTGAACATAAGGATGACCAGCTTACCCTGACTCCAATTGGAAGAAAGATGGCAGCATTTCCTTTAGAACCCAAATTTGCCAAA accctcctcctctcccccaaaTTCCACTGTACAGAGGAGGTGCTGACCATCGTGTCCTTGCTGTCTGTGGACAGTGTTCTGCACACGCCCCCTTCGCAGCGGGATGAGGTGCAGGGCGTCCGGAAGAAGTTCATATCCAGCGAGGGTGATCATATTACCCTGCTCAATATCTATCGAGCCTTCAGAAATATAGGTGGAAATAAG GATTGGTGCAAAGAGAATTTTATCAACAGCAAAAATATGATGCTAGTAGCTGAAGTCAGAACACAGCTGAGAGATATCTGCTTAAAG ATGTCCATGCCAATCGTGTCATCCCGAGGCGATATGGAGAGCGTCCGCCGCTGTCTGGCACACAGCCTTTTCATGAACACTGCTGAGCTTCAGCCAGATGGGACCTATGCCACCACCGACACGCACCAGCCGGTGGCCATCCACCCCTCGTCTGTCCTCTTCCACTGCAAGCCAGCCTGTGTCGTCTACACTGAGCTGCTCTACACCAACAAGTGCTACATGCGAGACCTCTGTGTTGTAGATGCCGAATGGCTGTTTGAAGCCTCCCCTGAGTACTTCAGGAAGAAGCTGAGAACTGCCAGAAGCTGA